A genome region from Maridesulfovibrio salexigens DSM 2638 includes the following:
- a CDS encoding LysE/ArgO family amino acid transporter gives MSSLLPYMQGFGTGAGLIIAIGAQNAFVLTQSIRKNHHMTVCLVCAICDTLLITLGILGTGELIASNPMLLKPAAWGGAAFLAWYGFGSFRSAIKGGQLETGEVAKTGLKSIILLTLSITLLNPHVYLDTVVMLGSISGQYDGLDRYMFGFGAMTASFVWFYTLGFGGRALAPLFKKPVTWRVLDSAVCLTMWFIAWNLAEKAMSV, from the coding sequence ATGTCATCACTTCTTCCATATATGCAGGGTTTCGGGACAGGGGCAGGATTAATCATCGCCATCGGTGCGCAAAATGCTTTTGTACTTACCCAAAGCATCAGAAAAAACCATCATATGACCGTATGCCTTGTCTGCGCTATCTGTGATACGCTGCTGATCACGCTGGGGATACTGGGAACAGGTGAGTTGATAGCTTCCAATCCTATGCTGCTTAAGCCTGCTGCATGGGGAGGTGCAGCATTTCTGGCATGGTACGGATTCGGATCTTTCCGCTCTGCCATCAAAGGCGGACAGCTGGAAACCGGGGAGGTGGCCAAGACAGGATTGAAATCAATTATCCTGCTAACCCTTTCCATCACCCTGCTTAACCCGCATGTCTATCTGGATACGGTAGTCATGCTCGGCTCAATCAGTGGACAATATGACGGTCTGGATCGTTACATGTTCGGATTTGGAGCAATGACCGCATCTTTTGTATGGTTCTATACTCTTGGATTCGGAGGACGAGCTCTCGCACCGCTTTTCAAGAAGCCCGTAACATGGAGGGTGCTGGACAGCGCTGTCTGCCTGACCATGTGGTTTATCGCATGGAATCTGGCTGAAAAGGCCATGAGCGTTTAG
- a CDS encoding AzlC family ABC transporter permease yields MSGFMRGVKANVPLLPSVVAYAGVLGVLAAQKSISWTDMMALNVFMFAGSAQFVLVDMWNAPLPVLEMALAVVVVNLRYVLIGASLKDLFAGQGVLKRLGIMHFVADENWAMTMVAARKGEGDVFHLLGGGLLLMLFWSSGTMGGMYFGGLIPDPKILALDFAFTAVFTALAVSLWQGRQDVLPWLVAISASVLTEHFVPGKWYILVGGILGAICAAFVPAVEPEAEVEDVP; encoded by the coding sequence ATGAGCGGTTTTATGCGCGGCGTTAAAGCTAACGTCCCGCTTTTACCCAGTGTAGTTGCTTATGCGGGGGTGCTGGGTGTTCTGGCTGCACAGAAGTCCATAAGCTGGACCGATATGATGGCTTTGAACGTGTTCATGTTTGCGGGGTCGGCGCAATTTGTGTTGGTGGATATGTGGAATGCTCCGCTTCCTGTACTTGAAATGGCTCTTGCGGTGGTTGTTGTGAATCTGCGTTACGTTCTTATCGGTGCTTCTCTTAAAGATTTATTTGCCGGACAGGGAGTGCTGAAACGCTTGGGAATAATGCATTTTGTGGCTGACGAGAACTGGGCCATGACCATGGTTGCGGCCCGCAAGGGTGAGGGTGATGTGTTCCACCTGCTTGGCGGCGGGTTGCTGCTCATGCTTTTTTGGAGCTCCGGAACCATGGGGGGAATGTACTTCGGCGGATTGATACCTGATCCAAAAATACTGGCCCTTGATTTTGCCTTTACCGCAGTTTTTACAGCGCTGGCAGTCTCCCTGTGGCAGGGCCGACAGGACGTGTTGCCATGGCTGGTAGCCATCAGTGCGTCGGTGCTTACAGAGCATTTTGTCCCAGGAAAGTGGTATATTTTGGTCGGCGGAATTCTCGGTGCAATTTGTGCGGCATTTGTTCCCGCAGTCGAACCGGAAGCAGAAGTGGAGGACGTGCCATAA
- a CDS encoding LysR family transcriptional regulator ArgP, translated as MLDNIFLEALAAVIEEGGFDKAALKLNISQSAVSQRIRNFEEQLGRVLVVRATPPEPTEDGRKLIKHLHTIRLMEHDLNDSMGLNPSGEFVTLPVGVNADSLATWFLDALDGFLKEHNVLLDLYVDDENRTHEMLARGEVVGCIGTVSKPVKGCRSDYLATFDYLCLSTPDFYKRWFKDGFNRESVAKAPAAVFNRKDETQSQMLEKLFPGDSVAHPIFYIPSTESFVDIICRELAYGMVPEFQVEEELKSGQLIEVAPQGRVPVSLYWHSWNVETKLLEGLRRELVGYFNKNV; from the coding sequence ATGCTTGATAATATTTTTCTCGAAGCACTGGCTGCGGTAATCGAAGAGGGTGGATTTGATAAGGCTGCATTGAAGCTGAATATTTCTCAATCAGCCGTTTCGCAGCGCATACGAAATTTTGAGGAACAATTGGGCAGGGTCTTGGTGGTCAGGGCCACGCCTCCTGAACCAACAGAGGATGGTCGCAAGCTCATTAAGCATCTGCACACCATCCGGCTTATGGAACATGATTTGAATGATTCCATGGGCCTTAATCCCAGCGGAGAATTCGTGACATTACCCGTGGGGGTTAACGCGGACAGTCTTGCAACGTGGTTTCTGGATGCACTTGATGGTTTTTTAAAAGAGCACAATGTGTTGCTGGATTTATATGTAGATGATGAAAACCGGACTCATGAGATGCTTGCTCGGGGGGAAGTTGTAGGTTGTATTGGAACTGTTTCCAAACCTGTTAAAGGATGCCGCAGCGATTATCTGGCAACTTTCGATTATTTGTGTCTGAGCACACCGGATTTTTACAAACGTTGGTTTAAAGACGGATTTAATCGTGAGTCGGTTGCAAAGGCTCCGGCAGCAGTATTTAACCGTAAAGATGAAACGCAATCGCAGATGCTGGAAAAACTCTTTCCGGGAGATTCGGTGGCACATCCGATTTTTTACATCCCTTCCACAGAATCTTTTGTTGATATTATCTGCCGTGAGCTTGCATACGGTATGGTTCCGGAGTTTCAAGTGGAAGAAGAATTGAAATCAGGGCAATTGATCGAGGTTGCCCCACAGGGCAGGGTGCCTGTTTCGCTTTATTGGCATTCTTGGAATGTTGAAACTAAGTTGCTTGAAGGTCTGCGACGGGAACTGGTTGGATATTTCAATAAAAATGTCTAA
- a CDS encoding AzlD family protein: MNLYSPENAVLVIALAALATYFMRVGGLLLAGYLPTGGRFGRALKALPGTILISLAAPGFFNEGLIGLAGGLITVAITFKTKNVFLAMLAGMLVVALGRHFY; this comes from the coding sequence ATGAATCTTTACAGTCCTGAAAATGCGGTTCTGGTTATCGCTCTTGCTGCGCTTGCAACTTACTTTATGCGCGTAGGCGGTCTGTTGCTGGCTGGCTATCTCCCCACTGGCGGACGTTTCGGCAGAGCATTGAAAGCTCTTCCCGGTACTATTCTCATCTCCCTTGCCGCCCCCGGATTCTTCAATGAAGGTTTAATCGGGCTCGCGGGCGGTCTAATCACCGTGGCTATCACTTTCAAAACCAAAAATGTTTTTCTGGCCATGCTCGCGGGAATGCTGGTGGTGGCACTGGGCAGGCATTTTTACTAA
- the dhaL gene encoding dihydroxyacetone kinase subunit DhaL: MSMNKAQLIAWLGKLNEVYADKKEYLTELDAAIGDADHGINMNRGFGKVMEKLPTVEAKDIGTILKTVGMTLMSSVGGASGPLYGTFWMKGGMIMGGKEELSSEDFAKVIEAGVEGILQRGRPDLGDKTMYDLWAPVLEVVKEKAGNGDDVLAIVEAALPVGEKALADTIPLQARKGRASYLGERSIGHQDPGATSSYYMLETLKEVLS, translated from the coding sequence ATGTCCATGAACAAGGCTCAACTTATTGCATGGCTCGGAAAGCTTAACGAAGTTTACGCCGACAAAAAAGAATATCTCACTGAACTCGATGCCGCTATCGGTGATGCCGACCACGGAATCAACATGAACCGCGGTTTCGGTAAGGTCATGGAAAAGCTGCCCACTGTAGAAGCCAAAGATATCGGCACAATCCTTAAGACTGTTGGTATGACTCTCATGTCCAGCGTCGGCGGTGCCAGTGGTCCCCTATACGGAACTTTCTGGATGAAGGGCGGCATGATCATGGGCGGTAAGGAAGAACTCAGTTCCGAAGATTTCGCTAAAGTAATCGAAGCCGGTGTTGAAGGCATCCTCCAGCGCGGTCGTCCTGATCTCGGCGACAAGACCATGTACGATCTCTGGGCACCTGTGCTCGAAGTGGTCAAAGAGAAGGCCGGAAACGGTGATGATGTTCTCGCAATTGTTGAAGCTGCACTGCCCGTAGGTGAAAAGGCCCTTGCCGACACCATCCCTCTGCAGGCCAGAAAAGGACGCGCCAGCTATCTCGGCGAACGTTCTATCGGTCATCAGGATCCCGGTGCAACTTCTTCTTATTACATGCTTGAGACCCTGAAAGAAGTACTTTCATAG
- the ptsP gene encoding phosphoenolpyruvate--protein phosphotransferase has translation MVGLVIVSHSQMLAQGVLELAEQMTRGSVVMEAAGGIDDPDNPIGTDPMKVMMAIESVAAQSEEGVLVIMDLGSALMSAETALDFLPDEVKEKVLLCSAPIVEGTMAAAVQASVGASLKEVSAEAGAALNVKIEQLAPITGETVQAAGPAQEEVLEGEEVSCDLLVINKMGLHARPAANLVAVAGKFQSTIQIRKDDKTASGKSINQVALLAVKNGETITVTATGPDAQQAIEGLKALHADNFGERDEDVAEVVMETEPCKVGGEGFVSGAPASTGYAVGPVYAHLATLPEVERIDVSDTDAEAERLDQAIATALADIQALQRETEKTAGKANAAIFEVHGLILGDKDMRDNAADLISAEKVNAEFAWFQVMDKMASDYRGLDDAYMQARAADVMDCGGRVLRVLTGEGEQAIRLERESIIVAHDLTPSDVAGMDPEKVLGIVTEIGGATSHAAILSRSMGIPAVIGTGECFQQVSDGKMIALDGFEGVVWTAPDQAKLDEISAKRDQWLADREEAKAKGAAPAKTVDGTEIMVMGNIGTPADAPRVLEYGAEGVGLFRTEFLFQDRDQEPDEQEQFEAYVEAAKAMNGNPVIIRTLDIGGDKPVKYLDTPVEENPFLGERGVRFCMARPELFRTQLRALLRAASEENIWIMFPMISGVEELEGVLAFQAEVREGLLSEGVKIADKIKTGIMIEVPSAVAEAEKLGAICDFFSIGTNDLTQYVMAADRGNKSVAKICDSLNPAVLRMVKMTCDAAKTTGIEVGMCGELAGNPKASALLLGLGLDELSMSGPSIPEVKEAIRAVSMDDCCALAEKALAAKSGDEVRDLLK, from the coding sequence ATGGTAGGATTAGTAATTGTTTCCCATAGCCAGATGTTGGCGCAGGGTGTTTTGGAACTGGCTGAGCAGATGACTCGCGGCTCTGTGGTCATGGAAGCCGCTGGCGGCATTGATGACCCGGACAACCCCATCGGTACCGACCCTATGAAGGTTATGATGGCCATTGAATCAGTTGCCGCACAATCCGAAGAAGGTGTGCTGGTCATAATGGACCTTGGCAGTGCGCTCATGAGTGCTGAAACCGCACTGGATTTCCTGCCCGATGAGGTCAAGGAAAAGGTTCTGCTTTGCTCGGCTCCGATTGTGGAAGGAACCATGGCTGCAGCAGTGCAGGCTTCGGTAGGCGCTTCTCTTAAAGAGGTGAGTGCTGAGGCTGGCGCAGCTTTGAATGTAAAGATTGAGCAGTTGGCCCCGATTACCGGAGAGACTGTTCAGGCTGCCGGTCCTGCTCAGGAAGAAGTTTTGGAAGGCGAAGAGGTCAGTTGCGACCTGCTGGTCATCAATAAGATGGGATTACACGCTCGCCCGGCAGCGAACCTTGTTGCCGTGGCCGGTAAATTTCAGTCTACTATTCAGATTCGCAAGGACGATAAGACAGCATCCGGCAAGAGCATCAATCAGGTTGCTTTGCTGGCGGTCAAGAACGGCGAAACCATCACTGTCACTGCGACCGGACCTGATGCACAGCAGGCCATTGAAGGCTTGAAGGCTTTGCATGCCGATAATTTCGGTGAGCGCGATGAAGATGTAGCTGAAGTGGTCATGGAAACTGAACCCTGCAAGGTCGGTGGCGAAGGATTTGTTTCCGGTGCTCCGGCATCCACAGGTTATGCAGTTGGTCCGGTTTATGCTCATCTGGCAACCTTGCCCGAAGTAGAGCGTATTGACGTTTCCGATACTGATGCCGAAGCTGAGCGTCTTGATCAGGCAATCGCAACGGCTCTTGCAGATATTCAGGCTTTACAGCGTGAAACTGAAAAGACCGCAGGCAAAGCCAACGCCGCAATTTTTGAAGTGCACGGCTTGATCTTAGGCGATAAGGACATGCGTGATAACGCTGCGGACCTTATTTCCGCAGAGAAGGTTAATGCCGAGTTCGCATGGTTTCAGGTCATGGACAAGATGGCTTCTGATTACCGGGGACTCGATGACGCCTACATGCAAGCCCGTGCCGCAGACGTTATGGATTGCGGAGGGCGTGTATTGCGTGTGCTGACCGGAGAAGGTGAACAGGCTATAAGGCTTGAACGTGAATCTATCATCGTAGCTCATGATCTTACCCCGTCTGATGTTGCCGGAATGGACCCTGAAAAAGTGCTGGGGATTGTTACCGAGATTGGCGGGGCAACCTCCCACGCCGCAATTTTGTCCCGTTCTATGGGTATCCCTGCGGTTATCGGCACAGGGGAATGCTTCCAGCAGGTTTCCGATGGCAAGATGATTGCCCTTGACGGTTTTGAAGGCGTGGTTTGGACCGCACCGGATCAGGCCAAGCTGGATGAAATTTCGGCCAAGCGTGATCAGTGGCTGGCTGATCGTGAAGAAGCCAAGGCTAAAGGTGCTGCCCCGGCCAAGACTGTGGACGGCACTGAAATTATGGTCATGGGTAATATCGGTACTCCTGCCGATGCGCCTCGTGTGCTCGAATATGGAGCAGAGGGCGTAGGGCTTTTCCGTACCGAATTCCTTTTTCAGGACCGTGATCAGGAACCGGATGAGCAGGAGCAGTTCGAAGCATATGTAGAAGCTGCCAAGGCCATGAATGGCAATCCTGTAATTATCCGCACCCTTGATATCGGCGGCGATAAGCCGGTTAAATATCTCGATACTCCGGTTGAAGAGAATCCGTTCCTCGGCGAACGCGGAGTACGTTTCTGCATGGCTCGTCCTGAGCTTTTCCGCACCCAGTTGCGCGCTTTACTGCGTGCTGCCAGTGAGGAAAATATCTGGATCATGTTCCCCATGATTTCCGGGGTGGAAGAGCTTGAAGGCGTCCTCGCATTTCAGGCCGAGGTTCGCGAAGGTCTTCTTTCTGAAGGCGTAAAGATCGCCGATAAGATTAAGACCGGAATTATGATTGAAGTTCCGTCCGCTGTTGCAGAAGCTGAAAAGCTTGGTGCAATCTGCGATTTCTTCAGTATCGGTACCAATGATCTTACCCAGTACGTTATGGCTGCGGACCGAGGTAACAAGTCTGTTGCCAAGATTTGCGACAGCCTCAATCCTGCTGTGCTGCGCATGGTCAAAATGACTTGCGATGCTGCAAAGACCACCGGAATTGAGGTCGGTATGTGTGGTGAGCTGGCAGGTAACCCTAAGGCATCAGCATTGCTGCTTGGACTCGGTCTTGATGAGCTGAGCATGAGCGGGCCTTCCATACCTGAAGTGAAGGAAGCCATTCGCGCTGTATCAATGGATGATTGTTGTGCTTTGGCTGAGAAAGCTTTAGCTGCAAAATCCGGCGATGAGGTTCGCGATTTATTGAAATAG